The Flavobacterium sp. CBA20B-1 genome includes the window TCTTTCTTTGTTATTTGTTACACCATGCAAAATGGCGTTTTCTACAAAAGGTTGGATAATCATTGGCGGAATCAAAATGTTTTCCATTTCCTGTGGGTTTAATCTTTTTATCTCATAATCAAAACTGTCTTCATAACGCATCTGTTGCAACCCAAGATAATATTCCAGTGTTTGAACTTCGTCTCCCAACAAAACCCAGTTTTCACGTGATAGCTCTAAACTATTTCGGAGCAAACGACTAAACTGATTCAAAAATTTCAATGCCTTTTCTTTGTCTTCGATACGGATATAGCTTTGCAAGGAAGCCAATGTGTTGAAGATAAAATGAGGCTCCATTTGCGTGCGAAGCAATTGCTGTTTTAATTCCATGGCTTTCTTTTGCAACTGTATTTTTTCTTTTTCTTCTTTTAGTTTTTGTTGTTTTCGGTTGAAGTAAAAAATTACCATAACAGCAATAGTCAAAAGTGTCAGCAAACCGGCAATGATCAACCATAATCGGTTTTGTGCCAGCTTGTTTTCGGTTACCAATACTTGTTGATTTAGTCCAGATATATGTTTTTCATTAGCTTGTAATTGATAAATGGTAGACATCTCAGCGATAGATTGTGCATATTTATTCTCGTAAAAGACCTTGTTTTTTTCCAAAAACAAATTATATTCTTGGAAAGCTTTATCAAACTGTTGGGTTTGAAAAAAATAATTAACCAAAGCCTCTTGATAAAGCAAATAATCTGCTCCACTCAAATAAGCACTGTCTTGCTTAATAAAAGTTTTTGCTTTTTCTAAATAATTTTTACCGTTTTCGGGTTGCTGAAGTTGCAGGTAATTTTGCGACAGATTAATATAGTCCTTAAAAATATTACTGTGACTCGGCGGATGTTGAGGAGCTTCTTCTAATACAATTTTATCTAAATCTAAAATACGTTGATAATATACCACTGCTGAATCATGCTTTTCTAACGCTTGAAAGTAGTGTGCTTTTTCATCGTACAAAAACCGAGGATTGATAGTGTTTTGATGGTTTCTCCAAAGCGTATCGATAATTTGAATGTAATAATACACCGAATCGAGATTTGCATTCGAAGTTAATCTTAGATTGGTCGCCAGCTGACGATATGCCCGATATTGCAATTGTACAGGTGGATTAGGTATTTTTAGGGCTTTAATAGCCTTTCGATTCCACATCATTGCCTGTTCATATTGGTTGAGGCGAGCATCGGATTGTGCAGTAGCTAAAAAAATACTGGCACGTTGTAACGGGCTCAATTCTATCAAAGAATCAGATACAATCTGTTGCGATGCTAGATTGAAATAATAATTTTCCTGATGAATATTTCCTTCAATAGTTGCAATATTCCCTTCACCATAATTGAGAAGAACGGTTATTTCGCTGGTAGAATCAGGCACCTCTAAAGCGTCCCAAGCTTGACGCATAAAATACTTGAGTGAATCTAAGTTTCCTCTGTTGTAAAAAGTTCCTGCAATGCGGTAATAAATGCGGGCTTTGACCTCGGGAATCTGTGTATACGTTTTATTTTGGAGTTGTTTGTTCCAGAAGTCAAACTGTTCATCATTAGATAATTGTTTGGCGTATTGCTCTAGTGAAACAATTTTTTTTGTTGTTGTAGGAATATCAAATGCTGATGTAGAGTCGTTTTTTTCAGAACACCCTAATAAAAGAAAAAGGATGATTCCTAAAAAAGAGCAGATACTCTTTGACTGCCAGCATACTCTTATCTTAATCATTATTGCCCTTGGGTTAAATGCTGCACGACGGCT containing:
- a CDS encoding sensor histidine kinase, yielding MIKIRVCWQSKSICSFLGIILFLLLGCSEKNDSTSAFDIPTTTKKIVSLEQYAKQLSNDEQFDFWNKQLQNKTYTQIPEVKARIYYRIAGTFYNRGNLDSLKYFMRQAWDALEVPDSTSEITVLLNYGEGNIATIEGNIHQENYYFNLASQQIVSDSLIELSPLQRASIFLATAQSDARLNQYEQAMMWNRKAIKALKIPNPPVQLQYRAYRQLATNLRLTSNANLDSVYYYIQIIDTLWRNHQNTINPRFLYDEKAHYFQALEKHDSAVVYYQRILDLDKIVLEEAPQHPPSHSNIFKDYINLSQNYLQLQQPENGKNYLEKAKTFIKQDSAYLSGADYLLYQEALVNYFFQTQQFDKAFQEYNLFLEKNKVFYENKYAQSIAEMSTIYQLQANEKHISGLNQQVLVTENKLAQNRLWLIIAGLLTLLTIAVMVIFYFNRKQQKLKEEKEKIQLQKKAMELKQQLLRTQMEPHFIFNTLASLQSYIRIEDKEKALKFLNQFSRLLRNSLELSRENWVLLGDEVQTLEYYLGLQQMRYEDSFDYEIKRLNPQEMENILIPPMIIQPFVENAILHGVTNNKERGNIKIDLTVKESALWVNIIDNGPGIKILKQKPDGKKKSLSTTISRERLEILAKEKGVNVQVNILDLHEIDKSLTGTKVELIIPVEMDY